In one window of Eggerthella guodeyinii DNA:
- a CDS encoding amidohydrolase family protein has protein sequence MAHEFRTEFVKDYVAPYGQEVAHGKIALEEHYESPTWDATGDPANETARNKEDYFEAVKARLHSPEIRIEEMDRNGVEMFIMSLTQPGIQEVLDTDEAVQRAHEMNIWIYENYVQKYPTRFNAFAAVALQDPEAAAKELEFCVKELGFVGALVNGYTMKNDKNNVEYLDEKQNFPFWKKLVELNVPLYLHPRDPAPNQQRGYEGYEGLLGSAWGFGAETSLHALRLLCSGLFDELPEAKLILGHLGEGLPFGLPRVQHRLNNQKPCGAHKKPLTEYFEQNVYVTTSGHFNTQAFLNTLMECNTSHVMFSSDTPYESLDEAALWFDNVPLSHADREQIGRQNAIDLLGLDL, from the coding sequence ATGGCACACGAGTTTCGCACCGAGTTCGTCAAGGACTACGTCGCGCCCTACGGACAGGAAGTCGCGCACGGGAAAATCGCGCTCGAGGAGCATTACGAGTCCCCCACCTGGGACGCCACGGGCGACCCGGCGAACGAGACGGCCCGCAACAAGGAGGACTACTTCGAGGCCGTGAAGGCGCGCCTGCACTCCCCCGAGATCCGCATCGAGGAGATGGACCGCAACGGCGTGGAGATGTTCATCATGTCGCTCACCCAGCCCGGCATCCAGGAGGTGCTCGACACCGACGAGGCCGTGCAGCGCGCGCATGAGATGAACATTTGGATCTACGAGAACTACGTGCAGAAGTACCCGACCCGCTTCAACGCCTTCGCCGCCGTGGCGCTGCAAGACCCCGAGGCCGCGGCCAAGGAGCTGGAGTTCTGCGTGAAGGAGCTCGGGTTCGTGGGCGCGCTCGTCAACGGCTACACGATGAAGAACGACAAGAACAACGTCGAGTACCTGGACGAGAAGCAGAACTTCCCGTTCTGGAAGAAGCTCGTGGAGCTGAACGTTCCGCTGTACCTGCATCCGCGCGATCCCGCCCCGAACCAGCAACGTGGCTACGAGGGTTACGAGGGCCTGCTGGGCTCCGCCTGGGGATTCGGCGCCGAGACGTCGCTGCATGCGCTGCGCCTGCTGTGCAGCGGCCTGTTCGACGAGTTGCCCGAGGCCAAACTGATCCTCGGCCACCTCGGCGAAGGCCTGCCCTTCGGCCTGCCGCGCGTTCAGCATCGCCTGAACAACCAGAAGCCGTGCGGCGCGCACAAGAAGCCCCTGACCGAGTACTTCGAGCAGAACGTGTACGTCACCACGAGCGGCCACTTCAACACGCAGGCGTTTTTGAACACGCTTATGGAGTGCAACACCTCGCACGTGATGTTCTCGTCCGACACCCCGTACGAGAGCCTCGACGAGGCCGCCCTCTGGTTCGACAACGTGCCGCTCAGCCACGCCGACCGCGAGCAGATCGGCCGCCAGAACGCCATCGACCTGCTGGGCTTGGATCTCTAG
- a CDS encoding FAD-binding protein, with the protein MLDQVERRKPGRYFYFFDNKWKELMAKMPPEHFSQPIGVTDAADFEKLFQGWVDRGAEGAETEEGGVVCAWAANSFDELLEYMGFEGDVKENVKSSIAKYNEYCAQGEDEDFGRDPKLLLDVSEPPFFGMYSVEEKPMLGTVALNGLVIDDDQRVLDKNYNPIEGLYATGNNSGGRFAVQYSTAISGLTLGFAMTLGRELGKALAEK; encoded by the coding sequence GTGCTCGATCAGGTGGAACGCCGAAAGCCTGGACGATACTTCTACTTCTTTGACAATAAGTGGAAGGAGCTTATGGCGAAGATGCCGCCCGAGCACTTCTCCCAGCCAATCGGCGTAACGGATGCCGCTGATTTCGAGAAGTTATTCCAGGGTTGGGTTGATCGTGGAGCTGAGGGCGCGGAGACCGAGGAAGGGGGAGTCGTGTGCGCATGGGCTGCCAACAGCTTCGATGAGTTGTTGGAGTACATGGGTTTCGAGGGCGATGTGAAGGAGAACGTCAAATCGTCCATCGCCAAATACAACGAGTACTGTGCCCAAGGGGAAGACGAAGATTTCGGTCGCGATCCCAAGCTGCTGCTCGATGTAAGCGAGCCTCCGTTCTTCGGTATGTATAGCGTTGAAGAAAAGCCCATGCTGGGAACGGTTGCACTGAACGGCTTGGTCATCGACGATGATCAGCGCGTTCTGGACAAGAATTACAACCCCATCGAAGGATTGTATGCGACGGGTAACAATAGCGGTGGTCGCTTCGCCGTGCAATACTCCACGGCCATATCAGGATTGACGCTCGGGTTCGCTATGACGCTCGGACGTGAATTGGGTAAAGCGTTGGCCGAAAAGTAG
- a CDS encoding hemolysin family protein: MPIALSLLLVLFFLLMNAFFVAAEFSLVRVRKSQVEILVDEGRKGAKYTKIVADNVNAYLSACQLGITLASLALGWLGEPAVSALFEPLFKALNVPEAATHGISIVIGFVIITALHIVVGELIPKSLAIFSTERYSLLTATPLVWFYRITYPIMWLFNSITNGVMKMLGHDVANEHEVYTDEEIKLLIDESTESGLIDPEQNEYVDNIFDLGDKDAEAIMTPRTDVVCIDLDDPLEESLQTVLQYKYTRYPVCRGSKDRIVGFVHVKDLYTMPKDATVDDLRIRMIQAVPESVPIAKLLQTLQEKRTKIAVVIDEHGGTAGIVTMSDIMEQIVGRIDDEYAHGGSDEVVQLDDGSYLIDGSLPIDEVGELIGFEPVESEECETAGGLLLTVFDRIPDEGDSATVEDGDDKATFTVVDMDRHRIDKIRVVVEKAEKEEA, from the coding sequence ATGCCCATAGCACTCAGTTTGCTGCTCGTTCTGTTCTTCCTGCTCATGAATGCGTTCTTCGTCGCCGCCGAGTTCTCGCTCGTACGCGTGCGCAAGTCGCAAGTCGAGATCCTCGTCGATGAGGGTCGCAAGGGTGCAAAATACACCAAGATCGTGGCCGACAACGTCAACGCGTACCTGTCTGCCTGTCAGCTTGGTATCACCCTCGCATCGCTGGCGCTCGGTTGGTTGGGCGAGCCTGCGGTATCGGCGCTGTTCGAACCGCTGTTCAAGGCGCTCAACGTGCCCGAGGCGGCCACGCACGGCATCTCCATCGTCATCGGTTTCGTCATCATCACGGCGTTGCACATCGTGGTGGGCGAGCTTATCCCGAAGTCGTTGGCCATCTTCTCCACCGAGCGTTACTCGTTGCTTACCGCTACGCCGCTCGTGTGGTTCTACCGCATCACGTACCCCATCATGTGGCTGTTCAACAGCATCACGAACGGCGTCATGAAGATGCTCGGTCACGACGTGGCCAACGAGCACGAGGTGTACACCGACGAGGAGATCAAGCTGCTCATCGACGAGAGCACCGAAAGCGGCCTCATCGATCCTGAGCAGAACGAATACGTGGACAACATCTTCGACCTGGGCGACAAAGACGCCGAGGCCATCATGACGCCGCGTACCGACGTCGTGTGCATCGACCTGGACGATCCGCTGGAGGAGAGCCTTCAGACCGTGCTGCAGTACAAGTACACGCGCTACCCCGTGTGCCGCGGCAGCAAGGACCGCATCGTCGGCTTCGTGCACGTGAAGGACCTCTACACGATGCCCAAGGACGCGACGGTCGACGACCTGCGCATTCGCATGATCCAGGCCGTGCCCGAGAGCGTGCCCATCGCGAAGCTGCTGCAAACGCTGCAGGAGAAGCGCACGAAGATCGCCGTGGTCATCGACGAGCACGGCGGCACGGCCGGCATCGTCACGATGAGCGACATCATGGAGCAGATCGTCGGCCGCATCGACGACGAGTACGCCCACGGCGGTTCGGACGAGGTCGTGCAGCTCGATGACGGCAGCTACCTCATCGACGGCTCGCTGCCCATCGACGAGGTGGGCGAGCTCATCGGCTTCGAGCCCGTCGAGTCCGAGGAGTGCGAGACGGCGGGCGGCCTGCTGCTCACCGTGTTCGATCGCATCCCCGACGAGGGCGATTCCGCCACGGTGGAGGACGGCGACGACAAAGCCACGTTCACCGTGGTCGACATGGACCGCCACCGCATCGACAAGATCCGCGTGGTCGTGGAGAAAGCCGAAAAAGAAGAAGCTTAG
- a CDS encoding exonuclease domain-containing protein, which translates to MDGYLFLDVEWADARRHICSIAYQRTSYDGTLLDSCYQLVNPLCDFDPMTQRVHGITEEMVAHEPTFDVVWNEALGSLVESHVVVAHCAKTADCPAIYRSLEYVEIEMPELLYIDTGEMAKRVLGGRKYGLSTCCDYYGISLDKHHDALCDTNACRELFWRLAEEVEVPAPRPYVFGGGSKRSRARWR; encoded by the coding sequence ATGGATGGGTATTTGTTCTTGGACGTTGAATGGGCTGATGCGAGGCGTCATATCTGCTCGATCGCCTATCAGCGGACGAGCTACGACGGCACGCTTCTCGACAGCTGCTATCAGCTGGTGAACCCCCTGTGCGACTTCGATCCCATGACGCAGCGCGTCCATGGGATCACCGAGGAGATGGTGGCGCACGAGCCGACGTTCGACGTCGTGTGGAACGAGGCGCTGGGGTCGTTGGTCGAGTCGCACGTGGTGGTTGCCCACTGCGCCAAGACGGCGGACTGCCCCGCCATCTATCGGAGCTTGGAGTACGTCGAAATCGAGATGCCCGAGCTTCTGTACATCGACACCGGCGAGATGGCCAAGCGCGTGCTGGGCGGCCGGAAGTACGGGCTGTCGACGTGCTGCGACTATTACGGCATCTCGCTCGACAAGCACCACGATGCGCTGTGCGACACCAATGCTTGTCGGGAATTGTTTTGGCGGCTTGCGGAAGAGGTCGAAGTGCCCGCACCGAGGCCGTACGTGTTCGGTGGTGGATCGAAAAGGAGCAGGGCGCGATGGAGATAG
- a CDS encoding amidohydrolase family protein: MAVIDAHAHIYPTKIASKAVDAVGNFYLIDMFGEGTVEHLLSAQQHAPITHFIVHSVATTPGSVESINNFIAEQCRLHPEFIGFMAMHQDYPEPEKEIERAIGLGLKGMKLHPDTQHVNMDDPRLMNVYEMIEGRLPIVIHTGDYRYDYSHPRRLMNVLKAFPNLVVDAAHFGCWSRYEVGYDILHNAENLFVDASSSQFFLGQRRTVELARMWGTDRIMFGSDYPMWSPAAEYDQFVTAGFSEDELENMLWHNAERFAGVKVS, translated from the coding sequence ATGGCCGTCATCGATGCCCATGCCCACATCTACCCCACCAAGATCGCCTCGAAAGCCGTCGATGCCGTGGGCAACTTCTACCTCATCGACATGTTCGGCGAAGGCACGGTGGAGCATCTGCTGTCCGCACAGCAGCACGCGCCCATCACGCACTTCATCGTGCACTCGGTGGCCACGACCCCGGGCAGCGTGGAATCCATCAACAACTTCATCGCCGAGCAGTGCCGGCTGCACCCCGAATTCATCGGCTTCATGGCCATGCACCAGGACTATCCGGAGCCCGAGAAGGAAATCGAACGCGCCATCGGCCTGGGCCTCAAGGGCATGAAGTTGCACCCCGACACGCAGCACGTGAACATGGACGACCCGCGGCTCATGAACGTCTACGAGATGATCGAGGGGCGCCTGCCCATCGTCATCCACACGGGCGACTACCGCTACGATTACTCGCACCCGCGCCGCCTCATGAACGTGCTGAAGGCCTTCCCCAACCTCGTGGTGGATGCGGCGCATTTCGGCTGCTGGTCGCGCTACGAAGTGGGCTACGACATCCTGCACAACGCCGAGAACCTGTTCGTGGACGCCTCGAGCTCCCAGTTCTTCCTGGGGCAGCGCCGCACGGTGGAGCTCGCGCGCATGTGGGGCACCGACCGCATCATGTTCGGCTCGGACTACCCCATGTGGAGCCCGGCCGCGGAATACGACCAGTTCGTCACCGCCGGCTTCTCGGAGGACGAGCTGGAGAACATGCTGTGGCACAACGCTGAACGCTTCGCCGGCGTGAAGGTGAGCTAA
- a CDS encoding sensor domain-containing diguanylate cyclase encodes MRRQGSTTTICLVALVFLAIAATLFVAFGYFVDNTSKEISERTNRKLETRTAQQVRYVETVLDGQFASLESAAAYLGAAYPGDRTDFETVVAAMQTSLNFARYTVADVQGDSLTSDGVAGNVAHRDYFHNALAGERTVTEPFLSNVDANYVCVMLAVPITTADGEIVGVLGGSYTSEYFGSLFLDGNLETQDVAFLSDEEGNVIVSTPTDGIALTGLNIFEEITNFSFLDGKSVEDVRSAMSNNEALTTLADNGVEEIYTTQIPFGYNGWTLFSAVDRNSIDEAYAFINTNMNQMNITVTATFAGGLLCMLLIFSRERNRLRKDNLRIQDEKMRLALSEEKYRLIARDSDIIVFEINMAEKTIEHNENFVKQFGPACRYECFVEGGRVHPDDLGVYRGLIKSLYAHDEHVEGRLRCLDDDGKPTWYSVDLSSVMDESGEIARVLGKLMNIDETVRTMELLQLEAQTDSMTGLYDKEATEALIADTLKEHEADRTSHLAIAIVDIDDLKTINDTLGHLQGDQAIRTLSSSLKSNFRDTDIIGRIGGDEFMVCIKGLEGEGQARTVIESFVAKSADLTIGERNDVPLHRSIGVAMAQPGDTFEMLYKQADAALHHVKNHGKNGFAFWHSDLRKDA; translated from the coding sequence ATGAGAAGACAGGGGTCAACAACAACCATTTGCCTCGTTGCACTCGTTTTCCTGGCGATTGCGGCGACGCTCTTCGTTGCGTTCGGCTACTTCGTCGACAACACCTCGAAAGAGATTTCAGAGAGAACCAACCGCAAGCTGGAGACCAGAACCGCACAGCAGGTTCGCTACGTCGAAACGGTGCTCGACGGGCAGTTCGCCTCGCTCGAATCGGCCGCAGCGTATCTCGGAGCCGCCTACCCGGGCGATCGCACCGATTTCGAAACCGTCGTCGCCGCCATGCAAACCAGCTTGAACTTCGCACGCTATACCGTTGCCGACGTTCAAGGCGACAGCCTGACAAGCGACGGCGTCGCGGGAAACGTGGCCCACCGCGACTACTTCCACAATGCGCTGGCGGGCGAGCGCACCGTCACCGAGCCGTTCCTCTCGAACGTGGACGCCAATTACGTGTGCGTGATGCTGGCCGTCCCCATCACAACCGCGGACGGCGAGATCGTGGGAGTGCTGGGAGGATCCTATACGTCGGAGTACTTCGGCAGTCTGTTCCTTGACGGGAACCTCGAAACGCAGGACGTCGCCTTCCTGAGCGACGAAGAGGGCAACGTCATCGTCTCCACGCCGACAGACGGCATCGCGCTGACCGGCCTCAACATCTTCGAAGAGATAACGAATTTCAGCTTCCTCGACGGCAAGTCGGTCGAAGACGTTCGCAGCGCCATGAGCAACAACGAGGCGCTGACAACGCTGGCAGACAACGGGGTGGAGGAGATCTACACCACCCAGATCCCCTTCGGCTACAATGGATGGACGCTGTTCTCCGCCGTCGACAGAAACAGCATCGACGAAGCATACGCCTTCATCAACACGAACATGAACCAGATGAACATCACGGTTACCGCAACGTTCGCCGGCGGCCTGCTGTGCATGCTGCTCATCTTCTCGCGCGAACGCAACCGTCTGCGCAAAGACAACCTGCGCATTCAGGACGAGAAGATGCGGCTCGCGCTGTCCGAGGAGAAGTATCGGCTGATCGCGCGCGATTCGGACATCATCGTGTTCGAGATCAACATGGCCGAAAAGACCATCGAGCACAACGAGAACTTCGTGAAGCAGTTCGGCCCCGCCTGCCGCTACGAGTGCTTCGTCGAAGGCGGGCGCGTGCATCCGGACGACCTCGGCGTGTACCGCGGCCTCATCAAAAGCCTGTACGCGCACGACGAGCACGTTGAAGGCCGGCTTCGCTGCCTCGACGATGACGGCAAGCCCACCTGGTACTCCGTGGATCTCAGCTCGGTGATGGACGAGTCGGGCGAAATCGCGCGCGTGCTGGGCAAGCTCATGAACATCGACGAGACGGTGCGCACCATGGAGCTGCTGCAACTGGAAGCGCAAACCGATTCGATGACAGGGCTGTACGACAAAGAGGCCACGGAGGCCCTCATCGCCGACACCCTCAAAGAGCACGAAGCCGACCGGACGAGCCACCTTGCCATTGCCATCGTCGACATCGACGATCTCAAGACGATCAACGACACCCTGGGCCATTTGCAGGGAGACCAGGCGATCAGAACCCTATCCTCCAGCTTGAAAAGCAACTTCCGCGACACCGACATCATCGGCCGCATCGGAGGCGACGAATTCATGGTGTGCATCAAGGGCCTCGAAGGCGAGGGGCAGGCGCGCACCGTCATCGAGTCGTTCGTGGCGAAAAGCGCCGACCTGACCATCGGCGAGCGGAACGACGTTCCCCTCCATCGCAGCATCGGCGTCGCCATGGCGCAGCCGGGCGACACGTTCGAGATGCTGTACAAGCAGGCCGACGCCGCCCTGCACCACGTGAAGAACCATGGCAAGAACGGCTTCGCCTTCTGGCACTCCGACCTGCGGAAAGATGCCTAA
- a CDS encoding DUF4097 family beta strand repeat-containing protein: MADVSVEAAGITGLTIRWAAGSVDVAVIDDAGAHAIELTETAPRPLGETQRMRWRVVGSTLEVEFGSWFECFLLGRKDLEVRIPRAFASAFERVSVEGSSGLYQVRDIGCGTMKLKLASGRIDVDRVAARGLSIDVASGYVSAVGRFDESVRAHVASGEIRVLCDGPCPQSIDADIASGSVRLAIPASSGFTARITKASGAFKSGFPLEQASGGYRHGDGSARVTARMASGTFALDSVG; encoded by the coding sequence ATGGCAGACGTAAGCGTGGAGGCGGCGGGCATCACGGGTTTGACGATCAGGTGGGCTGCGGGATCGGTTGACGTGGCGGTGATCGACGATGCCGGCGCGCACGCGATCGAGCTGACCGAGACGGCGCCGCGCCCTCTGGGGGAGACTCAGCGGATGCGGTGGCGCGTCGTGGGCTCGACGCTTGAGGTTGAGTTCGGCTCGTGGTTCGAGTGCTTCCTGCTGGGGCGCAAGGATCTCGAAGTGCGCATCCCCCGTGCGTTCGCGAGCGCGTTCGAGCGGGTGAGCGTCGAAGGCTCGTCGGGCTTGTACCAGGTGCGCGACATCGGGTGCGGCACGATGAAGCTCAAGCTGGCCTCCGGAAGGATCGACGTCGATCGGGTTGCCGCTCGCGGGTTGAGCATCGATGTGGCAAGCGGTTACGTGTCCGCGGTGGGTCGCTTCGACGAGAGCGTGCGCGCCCATGTGGCATCGGGGGAGATCCGGGTGCTGTGCGACGGTCCGTGCCCGCAATCGATCGATGCCGATATCGCAAGCGGCAGCGTGCGTCTGGCCATTCCCGCGTCGTCGGGTTTCACGGCCCGCATCACGAAAGCGTCGGGCGCGTTCAAGAGCGGATTCCCGCTCGAGCAGGCCAGCGGCGGCTACCGCCACGGCGACGGCTCCGCCCGCGTGACCGCCCGCATGGCCAGCGGCACCTTCGCCCTGGACAGCGTGGGGTAG
- a CDS encoding FAD-binding protein, translated as MERLDMGRRDFLKVAAGLGAMTAVVALPGCAPQGVSEEVGKEKTSVSASAGTGDGYAWLGNAPEIDESQIVDTVTTDVVVLGGGNAGVMCACAAAEAGATVSVVEMQSESAISYYGLHDIATLNSNYLTEHGIEAVKPSEFIAEYQRRNRNKTNPALVRQFANHSGEMLDWLISNAPQEVVDALEIENGIESQTATEYFNDGAVINGFRCWRGCTQVNFQDTAPVLIAQAENQGATWYWEHTAVKLLTETVTERVRTTVYNQEESAVVEKDVDTEVTRVTGAIVQDANGEYHAFVGEKGVVLACGDYGGNNDMYVALQDERRWLYEAHGLDTGEMRTKMFGRDGSGIKMGMWAGGSIDPCPHCLVSPQVMFESNDFPTNVLRWGSGFKVEADRLPAGSGGASQNPWALRSFASTAMGDALPMKRFLASSECSIRWNAESLDDTSTSLTISGRSLWRRCRPSTSPSQSA; from the coding sequence ATGGAACGATTGGATATGGGTCGCCGAGATTTTCTGAAGGTGGCTGCCGGTCTCGGAGCGATGACGGCGGTGGTTGCGCTTCCCGGATGCGCGCCGCAAGGTGTTTCGGAGGAGGTCGGCAAAGAGAAAACATCGGTTTCGGCATCCGCAGGAACGGGTGACGGCTACGCGTGGCTTGGAAACGCTCCTGAAATCGATGAATCTCAGATTGTCGACACGGTTACGACGGATGTGGTGGTGCTTGGCGGCGGAAACGCGGGTGTCATGTGCGCGTGCGCGGCAGCAGAGGCTGGGGCTACCGTTTCGGTGGTCGAGATGCAGAGCGAAAGTGCTATCTCATATTACGGTTTGCACGACATCGCGACGCTCAATTCGAATTACCTGACCGAGCACGGGATTGAAGCTGTGAAGCCGAGCGAGTTTATCGCCGAATATCAGCGTCGAAACCGCAATAAGACAAACCCTGCGCTCGTGCGTCAGTTTGCGAATCACAGCGGCGAAATGCTTGACTGGCTCATTTCAAACGCTCCACAAGAGGTGGTGGACGCGCTTGAGATCGAAAACGGAATCGAGAGTCAGACGGCGACGGAATACTTCAACGATGGTGCTGTTATTAACGGTTTCCGTTGCTGGAGAGGCTGCACGCAGGTTAATTTCCAAGATACAGCCCCTGTATTGATTGCTCAAGCTGAAAACCAAGGCGCAACATGGTACTGGGAGCACACCGCAGTCAAGCTACTCACCGAAACAGTGACTGAAAGGGTGAGAACTACGGTGTACAACCAAGAGGAGAGCGCCGTAGTCGAAAAAGACGTCGACACGGAGGTCACAAGAGTGACAGGGGCGATCGTGCAAGACGCAAACGGCGAATACCATGCGTTTGTGGGCGAGAAGGGCGTAGTGCTTGCGTGCGGCGATTACGGCGGCAACAATGATATGTACGTTGCTTTGCAGGATGAGCGTCGCTGGTTGTACGAAGCGCACGGTTTGGATACCGGTGAGATGCGAACCAAGATGTTCGGTCGCGACGGAAGCGGCATCAAGATGGGCATGTGGGCTGGCGGCTCGATCGACCCGTGCCCTCATTGCCTGGTATCGCCTCAGGTCATGTTCGAGAGCAACGATTTTCCCACCAACGTATTGCGCTGGGGATCCGGCTTCAAGGTGGAAGCGGATCGTTTGCCTGCGGGCTCGGGCGGCGCGAGCCAGAATCCTTGGGCGCTCCGTTCGTTTGCCTCGACAGCAATGGGCGACGCTTTACCGATGAAACGTTTCTTGGCATCTTCGGAGTGCTCGATCAGGTGGAACGCCGAAAGCCTGGACGATACTTCTACTTCTTTGACAATAAGTGGAAGGAGCTTATGGCGAAGATGCCGCCCGAGCACTTCTCCCAGCCAATCGGCGTAA
- a CDS encoding helix-turn-helix transcriptional regulator, with product MGKASKLSVCSYTKRDWWGAGAVAAFATWNGLAFRMVNAPAVSLPWSFLSFPRRDETWLAALATVLAVALIIGLTTRDRMQRGGTVPAFSAKTPLVAAAICMVLGSAGIVGEFASVAPVLACGILCGAGMAIALCIWVRIVAVGDTSLAPQRLILGFAIAFALDVIAGTLPSTAAHALVSLLPLAWCGCLLALSRQLANTLSTQEAPARSFANTLTLCVAIFGFAVFMGILGFDYDAIDAQRVRFVQASIMAGGAALATLVLTLLNRLSDIERIQIAVPLVLTTAFVLLPISTASILREFAVALAQSTLLLTFVIALFAAREGEGVARFPFLLATLAALNLLGVFIGGVIRNTFGLDATALTFTALLVVYFVLLMILPLSRRRQKVEYVITGASIVSPAEIAQIRCQALAERYPELSAREKDVLLLMLQNYSNARMAETLVVSESTVKTHVRHVYAKMGISSRQQLLTEAESIPLSTAD from the coding sequence ATGGGCAAGGCCAGCAAGCTTTCCGTATGTTCCTATACCAAACGCGACTGGTGGGGCGCAGGTGCCGTCGCAGCGTTCGCCACGTGGAACGGCCTTGCGTTTCGCATGGTCAACGCGCCCGCGGTCTCTCTTCCTTGGTCGTTTCTTTCATTTCCGCGACGCGACGAAACCTGGCTTGCCGCTTTGGCTACCGTACTTGCAGTCGCCTTGATAATAGGATTAACCACGAGAGACAGGATGCAGCGCGGAGGAACCGTCCCCGCATTCTCGGCAAAAACTCCCCTCGTTGCTGCAGCCATCTGTATGGTACTGGGCTCTGCGGGCATCGTGGGAGAATTCGCATCGGTCGCCCCCGTACTCGCATGCGGAATTCTGTGTGGCGCAGGAATGGCGATAGCACTATGCATCTGGGTGCGTATTGTTGCAGTTGGCGATACCTCTCTCGCACCGCAACGGTTGATCTTGGGCTTCGCGATAGCGTTTGCTCTCGACGTAATCGCAGGCACGTTGCCGTCAACCGCCGCCCATGCGCTCGTCAGCCTGCTTCCGCTTGCATGGTGCGGCTGCCTGCTTGCCCTATCACGTCAGCTAGCAAACACGTTATCGACGCAAGAGGCCCCTGCTCGCTCCTTTGCGAACACGCTAACGCTTTGCGTGGCTATATTCGGATTCGCCGTATTCATGGGAATCCTTGGTTTTGATTATGACGCCATCGATGCGCAGCGAGTGCGCTTTGTCCAAGCGAGCATCATGGCCGGAGGCGCAGCACTGGCAACGCTTGTGCTCACTTTGCTGAATCGCCTTTCCGATATTGAGCGCATCCAAATAGCCGTGCCTCTTGTACTGACGACGGCGTTCGTTTTGCTCCCCATCAGCACCGCGTCCATCCTGCGCGAGTTCGCCGTCGCTCTTGCTCAATCGACATTGCTGCTTACATTCGTCATCGCCCTGTTCGCAGCAAGGGAGGGCGAGGGCGTGGCGAGGTTCCCCTTCCTGCTCGCAACGCTCGCCGCGCTCAACCTGCTAGGCGTATTCATCGGCGGCGTGATTCGTAACACGTTCGGCCTCGACGCAACCGCGCTTACCTTTACCGCGCTCTTGGTGGTCTATTTCGTACTCCTCATGATACTGCCGCTTTCGCGTCGCAGACAAAAGGTCGAGTACGTCATAACCGGAGCGTCGATTGTGAGCCCCGCCGAAATAGCCCAAATCCGCTGCCAGGCGCTCGCCGAACGATATCCGGAATTATCGGCTCGCGAAAAGGACGTGCTGCTTCTTATGCTGCAGAACTATAGCAACGCGCGCATGGCGGAAACGCTTGTCGTCTCCGAGAGCACTGTGAAGACCCATGTTCGTCACGTCTATGCAAAGATGGGAATCAGCTCTCGCCAGCAGTTGCTCACTGAAGCCGAATCTATCCCTCTCTCAACAGCAGACTGA